One genomic segment of Caldimonas brevitalea includes these proteins:
- a CDS encoding putative bifunctional diguanylate cyclase/phosphodiesterase encodes MNVSVKRDGDLEQPTVLLVDDDEVTLLLTSIALRERGFAITEANSGEKALQILANWSPDMVVLDAIMPGLDGFATCRQIRNQAGYYSIPVLMLTGLDDEASINRAYEVGATDFFVKSTQWSLLAGRLRYLLRSSRTRQELERSKAQLARAQDLARMGSFDWRPGRNELLFSPEGLRVFGMGPRDHLTVRMVLRMIPKQERAAFFAILREVLRHCTVLCTDVPVHLIDGRHRVLHLEAEPEFDEHGGVLAYNGIVQDVTDRRIAEDKIKHLANFDSLTGLPNRRQLIWRAERAIDHARHLGHQVGLLLIDLDRFKIINDTLGHAAGDELLVEVARRLRGCVRHSEQVIDVTFDSVTSRAHRTLEAVGRLGGDEFVALLSEVSDERDAERVAMRILEVLREPVLVGGQECFVTASVGIAIFPRDGQSVADLLRNSDVAMYSVKAQGRNAASIYTPQLAGKGREKLELESALHKALEREELVLHYQPKVDVHSGRLVGVEALMRWKRGHQLVPPGEFIPLAEETGLIIPMSYWAIREAMRQAKLWQRAFGFDVAVAVNLPSRMFQRSDLVERIQAGLQEQHVSPRCLELEITETGLMKDLQNVIPSLQRLHGIGVPISIDDFGTGYSSLAYLTTLPISELKIDRSFVHDLGNRPESSAVVTAIIALARSLGLRVIAEGVETPLQMEVLSRLGCTIMQGFLFSRPLPAADLEPWWRQLRLPSLGGTTDDTSGQDRAVKA; translated from the coding sequence ATGAACGTGTCTGTGAAGCGCGACGGTGACCTCGAGCAGCCCACCGTGCTGCTGGTGGACGACGACGAGGTGACGCTGCTGTTGACGTCGATCGCACTGCGCGAGCGCGGCTTCGCGATCACCGAGGCGAACAGCGGCGAGAAGGCGCTGCAGATCCTGGCCAACTGGTCGCCCGACATGGTGGTGCTCGACGCCATCATGCCCGGGCTGGACGGCTTCGCCACCTGCCGCCAGATCCGCAACCAGGCGGGCTACTATTCGATCCCGGTGCTGATGCTCACCGGCCTGGACGACGAGGCCTCGATCAACCGCGCCTATGAAGTCGGCGCGACCGACTTCTTCGTCAAGTCGACCCAGTGGAGCCTGCTGGCCGGTCGTTTGCGGTATCTGCTGCGCTCATCGCGCACGCGCCAGGAGCTGGAGCGCAGCAAGGCCCAGCTGGCCCGTGCACAAGACCTGGCCCGCATGGGCAGCTTCGACTGGCGGCCGGGCCGCAACGAGCTGCTGTTCTCGCCCGAGGGGCTGCGGGTGTTCGGCATGGGCCCCCGCGACCACCTGACGGTGCGCATGGTGCTGCGCATGATTCCCAAGCAGGAGCGCGCCGCCTTCTTCGCCATCTTGCGCGAGGTGCTGCGCCACTGCACCGTGCTGTGCACCGATGTGCCGGTGCACCTGATCGACGGGCGACACCGGGTGCTGCACCTCGAGGCCGAGCCGGAGTTCGACGAACACGGCGGTGTACTGGCCTACAACGGCATCGTCCAGGACGTCACCGACCGCCGCATCGCCGAGGACAAGATCAAGCACCTGGCGAACTTCGATTCGCTGACCGGCCTGCCGAACCGGCGCCAGCTGATCTGGCGGGCCGAACGGGCCATCGACCATGCGCGCCACCTGGGCCACCAGGTGGGCCTGCTGCTGATCGACCTGGACCGCTTCAAGATCATCAACGACACCCTCGGCCACGCCGCCGGCGACGAGTTGCTGGTCGAGGTGGCGCGCCGGCTGCGCGGCTGCGTGCGGCATTCCGAGCAGGTCATCGACGTCACCTTCGACAGCGTCACCTCGCGGGCCCACCGCACGCTCGAGGCCGTCGGCCGGCTGGGTGGCGACGAGTTTGTCGCCCTGCTGTCCGAGGTGAGCGACGAGCGCGACGCCGAGCGGGTGGCGATGCGCATCCTCGAGGTGTTGCGCGAGCCGGTGCTGGTGGGGGGACAGGAGTGTTTCGTCACCGCCAGCGTCGGCATCGCGATCTTCCCGCGTGACGGGCAGAGCGTGGCCGACCTGCTGCGCAACTCCGACGTCGCGATGTACTCGGTGAAGGCGCAGGGCCGCAATGCCGCGTCGATCTACACGCCCCAGCTGGCCGGCAAGGGCCGCGAGAAGCTGGAGCTGGAAAGCGCGCTGCACAAGGCGCTCGAGCGCGAAGAACTGGTGTTGCACTACCAGCCCAAGGTCGATGTGCACAGCGGCCGCTTGGTGGGAGTGGAAGCGCTGATGCGCTGGAAGCGCGGGCACCAATTGGTGCCGCCGGGCGAATTCATCCCGCTCGCGGAGGAGACCGGTCTGATCATCCCGATGAGCTATTGGGCGATCCGCGAGGCGATGCGCCAGGCCAAGCTGTGGCAGCGGGCCTTCGGTTTCGACGTTGCGGTGGCGGTCAACCTGCCCAGCCGGATGTTCCAGCGCAGCGACCTGGTGGAACGCATCCAGGCCGGCTTGCAGGAGCAGCATGTCAGCCCGCGCTGCCTCGAACTCGAGATCACCGAGACCGGGCTGATGAAGGATTTGCAGAACGTGATCCCGTCGCTGCAACGCCTGCACGGCATCGGCGTGCCGATCTCGATCGACGATTTCGGCACCGGCTACTCCTCGCTCGCCTACCTGACCACGCTGCCGATCAGCGAGCTCAAGATCGACCGCTCGTTCGTGCACGACCTCGGCAACCGGCCGGAAAGCTCGGCCGTGGTCACCGCCATCATCGCGCTGGCCCGTTCGCTGGGCCTGCGCGTGATCGCCGAGGGCGTGGAAACGCCCTTGCAGATGGAGGTGCTGAGCCGTTTGGGCTGCACCATCATGCAGGGTTTTCTGTTCAGCCGGCCGCTGCCTGCGGCCGACCTCGAGCCGTGGTGGCGACAGCTCAGGCTGCCGTCGCTCGGCGGCACCACCGACGACACGAGCGGCCAGGACCGCGCCGTGAAAGCCTGA
- a CDS encoding sensor domain-containing diguanylate cyclase yields the protein MDAPSSAGGRPTMPAPLAGAAPTPAQLAKAALRRLAQERLEPTPENYQRAYRAEAGESAPAEPGLPSTAQRVVDRLAQQAGAAPELLDAVQQGRWEQADRLLTASEQDPAAQAQGWATLIGRIVKGVERGGRQWTSGRKKDSLQRVLTGSRGAPAVLQQRLSQLTASWESDAPPAESSEVAPPLAETAPAAGGSAAAPVLAGAADDQRLPAPWQAVVRDLSNAVTPALPVDDPRCVRLRSRLDELLLALDDEADAADEELADDWRGWAGDAQRLLDHRQHLVSQLHDLCGELTGGLADLAEDGSWVQGQCEVMRSKLQEGLTSRTVRSVSHLLHATRSQQQGVRAQRNQAREVLKGLINSMLQEIGELGARTGRFHDSIGRYADVIEQADTLESLAGVVKDLVEETKSVQSQVGQTQQRLQAEHAEADQLQVRVRELEAELQRLSTEVSTDQLTEVANRRGLIQAFETEHARTQRSGRELSVGLLDIDNFKKLNDTLGHQTGDQALKFLAQKVKQALRPMDTVARYGGEEFVVLLPETTTEEACVVLTRLQRTLTANFFMHEDRQVFVTFSAGVTLYRPGERLEETLDRADEALYEAKRTGKNRSCVA from the coding sequence ATGGACGCCCCTTCTTCTGCCGGCGGTCGCCCGACGATGCCGGCCCCTTTGGCCGGCGCCGCGCCCACTCCCGCCCAGCTCGCCAAGGCCGCACTGCGGCGCCTGGCCCAGGAAAGGCTGGAACCGACGCCTGAAAACTACCAGCGCGCCTACCGCGCCGAGGCCGGCGAATCGGCTCCGGCCGAGCCAGGCCTGCCGAGCACCGCGCAGCGGGTGGTGGACCGGCTCGCGCAGCAGGCCGGTGCTGCCCCCGAGTTGCTGGATGCCGTGCAGCAGGGCCGCTGGGAGCAGGCCGACCGGCTGCTGACGGCGTCAGAGCAGGACCCGGCCGCGCAGGCGCAGGGATGGGCGACGCTGATCGGCCGCATCGTCAAGGGTGTCGAGCGCGGCGGCCGGCAATGGACCAGCGGACGCAAAAAGGACAGCCTGCAGCGCGTGCTGACCGGCAGCCGCGGCGCCCCCGCCGTGCTGCAGCAGCGTTTGTCGCAGCTGACGGCCAGCTGGGAGAGCGACGCGCCGCCGGCCGAGTCCTCCGAAGTGGCGCCGCCGCTCGCGGAGACAGCACCGGCAGCTGGCGGCAGCGCTGCTGCGCCCGTCCTGGCCGGCGCGGCGGACGACCAACGCTTGCCGGCGCCCTGGCAGGCGGTGGTGCGGGACCTGTCGAACGCGGTGACGCCGGCCTTGCCGGTCGATGATCCGCGCTGCGTGCGGCTGCGCTCGCGCCTGGACGAGCTGTTGCTCGCCCTCGACGACGAGGCTGACGCCGCCGACGAAGAGCTGGCCGACGACTGGCGGGGTTGGGCCGGCGACGCGCAGCGCCTGCTCGACCACCGCCAGCACCTGGTCTCGCAGCTGCACGACCTGTGCGGCGAATTGACCGGCGGTCTCGCCGACCTGGCCGAAGACGGCAGCTGGGTGCAGGGGCAGTGCGAGGTGATGCGCAGCAAGCTGCAAGAAGGCCTCACCAGCCGCACCGTGCGCTCGGTCAGCCATTTGCTGCACGCCACCCGCAGCCAGCAGCAGGGCGTGCGCGCCCAGCGCAACCAGGCGCGCGAGGTGCTGAAGGGGCTGATCAACAGCATGCTGCAGGAAATCGGCGAACTGGGCGCGCGCACCGGCCGCTTCCACGACAGCATCGGCCGGTATGCCGACGTGATCGAGCAGGCCGACACGCTCGAGAGCCTGGCCGGCGTCGTCAAAGACCTGGTCGAGGAGACCAAGTCGGTCCAGAGCCAGGTGGGGCAGACGCAGCAGCGCTTGCAGGCCGAGCACGCCGAGGCCGACCAGCTGCAGGTGCGGGTGCGCGAACTCGAAGCCGAGCTGCAGCGCCTGTCGACCGAGGTGTCGACCGACCAGCTCACCGAGGTGGCCAACCGCCGGGGCCTGATCCAGGCCTTCGAAACCGAACATGCGCGCACGCAGCGCAGCGGCCGTGAGCTGTCGGTGGGGCTGCTGGACATCGACAACTTCAAGAAGCTCAACGACACGCTGGGCCACCAGACCGGCGACCAGGCCCTGAAATTTCTGGCGCAGAAGGTCAAGCAGGCCTTGCGACCGATGGACACCGTGGCCCGCTATGGCGGCGAGGAGTTCGTCGTGCTGCTGCCGGAGACCACCACCGAGGAGGCCTGTGTCGTGTTGACCCGTTTGCAACGCACGTTGACGGCCAATTTCTTCATGCACGAGGACCGGCAGGTGTTCGTCACCTTCTCGGCCGGCGTGACCCTCTACCGCCCCGGCGAGCGCCTCGAAGA